ATCATTGTCAATGTTTTTTTAGAAAAGTCATTAGTTTGTAATGGGAGAAAGCCTTATTTGCTCATCGGCGGGAAGAAAAAAACGAGAAAAAGCCCTGATGAAGGCAGGACTTTTCGAGTATAATTGATGAAAGTTATTTTCTTATAAAGGAGTGGGGGAATTTACCACAGATAATCGTTCGTAAAACTCCCGCCTGAAAATAGATAGCAGAGAGAAATCTATATAAGTGTGAGATAGCGGACGTTAATGTCCTGATTCACTCAACTCCAACTGATTGAGAGTTCGTTTTATGAGAAGGGATACGTGAGAGAATGATCCACGCCAAAAAAGCGCCAGAAATACTGGATACAAAGAAGCCAGGGACGTAAAAGAATACACCGACAGCTTGACCTAAGAATACTTGGGCGAGAGGGACAGCTAACAGTGATCCGATGAAGGCTGTACCAATGACTTCGCCAACAACCGCAGCCCCTTTATGTTTGAAAGTACGGTAGGCGATGCCAGCTAACAATGCCCCTACCATTCCGCCTGGAAAAGCAAGCAAAGTTCCTACCCCTAGGAGGTTTCGTAATAAGCCAATAGCAAAGGCAATCAAGACGGCTGGTCCAGGTCCTAAAAGAACAGCAGCGATGACATTTACAGCATGCTGGACAGGTAACGCTCGCGCGACACCCGCTGGAAACCATATAAACATAGCTCCCACAAGTCCGATAGCTATTAGCATAGCCATTAATGTTAATTTGTAAGTTCGTGTCATGTGTTTAGCCTCTCCCTAAATAAAATTGATGAAAGGACTAAAAAAGCCAAGTCCTCTCATCACGATGAAAGAACCTGACTTTGGTCACATAAACATACAGGTTTACTGTTACGTGACTACTTCCCTACGCTGGTATGAGCCAGATCAGGTTCTCGAGGGTTAAAAGGTTTTTTACCTTTCTCTCAGCCCAAAATTTATCCCCCTCTTAAGGGGCAGTAAAACCCCCACCTCAAAACTTAAGATCGAACAAGTTTAGGTGGGGGGATAAACTGCCCCTAAAGGTCCGATAAGTTAAACTAACAATCAGTGGGGGATGAAGGAAAACTCCCACTGATTGAAGCTTAGCTTTATGGGCACCCCTAGTAGTTCATCTGTGTTTCTTAAATTGTATCAAACGTCTCTTAAAAGTCAATAATGAGTGAGAATTGAACCCAATGGAATCATCGTAAACGCTAGTGTTATATGGTAAATAACGAGATAGATAGACATATGATAATTCTCATATTTTTAATTAATGCGTGTGTTACGAGAAAAAACAAGATAGAATACGAAGTGTAGGAAAGTGATGAAGAGGGAAAAAGAATAGGATAACTAGCGCTATATAAAAGAAGTCACAATAACGGATAGGGCATTAGGATAAACGGTTATAATCAATTGATAGGAGGGATTGAGAATGAAAATAAGAGGCATGCGTGAAAGAATGATTATCGGTTTGGAATGGTCAGGGACTTTTGAGGAAGCGGCTGAAGGAAAGATCCATGCAGTCATCGATGAAGTGAAACAACGAATGGAAGAGATTAACGGAAAAGTGAACCCTCATGAATTTATCGGAGTGTCTACCCATGACAGGCGAGATGGCTTTACGTACATCGGTGGCTGGGAAGTAGATAACGGAACGGATATTCCCCATGGTATGACGTACCGTATTGTCCCAGAAGGTGATTATCTCATCTATAAACACCGAAAAGATAAAAAAATAAGTGAGACGTATAAAGAAATCAAAGAAGAGTTACAACAAAGAGGTTTAACGCCGTTAAAGCCTGAAGACATAGATGCCTTTGATGATATTCCACTGAAGATTGAACTTCATAATGCTGAAAAAATATTAGTGGACGAGCCAGTATTTGAAATTCATATTCCGGTTGCTAGATAAGGCGATCAGTCATAAGACTAGGAAATTTATTAGATGTGCATAACCTAGTCTTATTTTTGACGATTTTTTACCGTCAACTGAGACCTACTTGGCATCCTTACTTCTTTTGCCTACTCTATTGAGCTCTTTTTAGTTATGACGAACGACTGTCATAATGGATTTTCAACACGAGCAACCGAACAATGATAAAGCTAAGCTTCAATCAGTGGGCGTTTTCCTTCATCCCCACTGATTGTTCGTTTAACTTATGGGACCTTTAGGGGTAGTTTATCCCCACCTAAACTGTTCGATCTTCTTAAGTTTTGAGGTGAGGGTTTTACTGCCCCTTAAGAGTGGGATAAATAGCCTCTATGCAATTAGTCGCTTTTTAAAAGGCTGAGTGAAAGACGGTGACTCCCAGAGGATCAACGACGTCTGAAAGTGCAATGATAAGCTGAAGGCGAGCCCTCGGAAAAACATCTGTCTTTAGCAAGGTCAATGTATTCGTCGTTTTTACAGGTTTGTTTTGTATGATGACATTGGATCATGATGTAAGAGTATGTGAAAAAAAGTATCTTCGTGCTTCAACGGGTCATAATCGGCAAAGAGGGTGGACAAGTCGTCCATTCCTTCTGGTAATTAGTTATGAATTATTTTGAAAAAAAGAGTTGCATATTTTCTGAAATTTCGATACAATTGGGAACAATTAGATTTAGATTGGGAAATAAATGAATATAATAGAACGTTCTTATCACGAGAGGTGGAGGGAAAGGCCCTAAGAAACCTCAGCAACCAGCCGGCTTTATGCGGTCAGGTGCTAATTCCTGCAAGAAGACAACTTGCAAAGATAAGGAGAGGACTAAAGTGCATGGTATTAAGCAACCTTCTTCTTATTTTTGAAGAAGGTTTTTTTGTCGTCGTGAGGTCTTCTCTAAACGTTCACACATGTGGAGAGGAACGAAGGTATGCCATAAGTTGGATCGCATGCTACTAAGGAGGGGTTGACGTTAAATGAGTAAGTACACGAGTGAGTTAGAAACAAAAATTGTTCAAATTGGAAACCGTACTGAGTCAGCGACTGGAACGGTTAGTGTTCCCATCTATTGTTCTACTGCTTACAGGCATGAAGGGATTGGACTGTCGACTGGTTATGATTATTCGAGATCAGGAAATCCGACGAGGGAAGTGCTGGAAGAGGCTATCGCGTCATTGGAAGGTGGTGATCGGGGGTTTGCCTGTTCTTCAGGAATGGCTGCTATTCAAGTCGTACTATCACTCTTTAATAGTGGTGATGATATCTTAGCAACGAGTGATTTATATGGCGGGACCTATCGTCTATTTGAAGCCTGTTGGCGGCGTTGGGGAATAACGTTTCAATATGGTGATGTGACGGATAGTGATTTTTTTAAACAACATATTAAGCCCACAACAAAGGCGCTATTTATTGAAACACCGACAAATCCATTAATGTACGAAGCAGATTTGGCTGCTTTCAGTCAATTAGCGAAAGAACACGATTTATTATTAATTGTAGATAATACGTTCTATACGCCGCTTTTGCAGAAGCCCCTATTAGAAGGGGCAGATATTGTTATTCATAGTGCCTCTAAGTATTTGTCAGGACATAATGATGTTATCGCAGGCCTTATTGTTTCTAAAGGGGAGGCCCTTTCAGAACAGTTATATTACATTTTTAACAGTATGGGCCCTATCCTATCACCGCTTGATTCTTGGCTTGTTATGAGGGGGATGAAAACCCTCGCCTTACGTATGGAAAAACATGAAGCGAATGGGAAGCAACTAGCTGATTTTTTACAGTCTCACCCTGCCGTGCTTAATGTGAATTATCCGGGAAGAGGGGGAATGCTTTCTTTTCGAGTGAAAAATGAAAAGTGGGTTAATCCTTTTCTACAGAATTTAAAACTGGTAACGTTTGCGGAAAGTCTTGGAGGAGTGGAAAGCTTAATGACCTATCCAGCGACGCAAACCCATGCGGATGTCCCAGAGGAAGTGAGAAATGAGTTAGGCGTATGTAACAGACTGTTACGTTTTTCCGTTGGCATTGAGTCTGCAGATGATTTACGTCAAGATATTGATCAAGCGCTTGCTGCGGCGATAAAGAAGGAGGAGGAAAGACATGCCTGAAGCACGACAACCATTGAGTATTCAAACACGTCTTTTGCATCATTCTCATAAAACGGATGCCTCAACTGGGGCCGTGAGTATACCGATACAGCCAGCATCAACCTTTCATCAGAAAAGTGTGGATCACTTCGGAACGTTTGATTACGCACGATCAGGAAACCCCACAAGGCAAGCATTGGAAGAAACTTTTGCAGAGCTTGAAAATGGGACGCGAGCATTTGCATTTGCTTCAGGGATGGCAGCGATTTCGTCCACTTTTATGATGCTCTCTGCTGGTGACCATCTTGTTATTACGGAAGATGTCTATGGAGGGACATATCGGTTCACAACAGAAATACTCCCACGCCACGGTATTGAGTATACGTTTGTGGATATGACCAATGTTGATGAAGTCCAAAAAGCACTACGTCCAAACACGGCCATGATTTATATGGAAACACCCTCTAATCCCACGATGAAGATCACGCCAATTCGAGAGATTGTCACGTTGGCTAAAAATCACGATTGTCTCACTGTGCTAGACAATACGTTTATGACGCCTGTATTACAGCGCCCACTAGATTTAGGTGTGGATGTGGTCGTCCACAGCGCCACGAAGTTTATCGGTGGCCATAGTGATGTGGTGGCGGGGCTAGCGGTTGTGAAAGATCGTGATTTAGCCACTCAGCTAAAATTTTTACAAAACAGCTTTGGGGCCATTCTCGGACCGAATGATTGCTGGCTCATTATGAGAGGTCTAAAAACAATGCACGCCCGTATGACGTTATCATCTTCTACTGCACATGACATAGCTGTTTGGTTAAACGAGCATCCGATTGTTAAACACGTCTATTATCCAGGGCTTGAGAACCACCCTGGTTATGAGTTAAACAACTCTCAAGCAGAAGGGGCAGGGGCAGTGCTCTCATTTGAGCTGTCTGACCGGGCAGCTGTCAAGGCTGTAGTTGAAGCTATGACGATACCCGTTTTTGCCGTTAGCCTTGGGGCTGTAGAGTCTATCTTATCCTATCCAGCTAAAATGTCGCACGAAGCCATGCCTCACCACGAACGAGAGAAACGGGGAATTACAGATGGCTTGCTCCGTTTATCTGTAGGACTAGAAAATAAAGATGACCTAATAGCGGATTTTGAGCAGGCATTTCATAAGCTTTCGATAAAGGGAAAACAAGTACCATCGTTAAAAAAGTAGGCTGAGAATCTGTCATAGATGGGAGAGGATTCAAAATGGCATTATTAGATGATTTACAGCAGAAAATTTTGGTCGGTGACGGCGCGATGGGTACGTTTCTTTATCAAGAAGGTATTCATGGCTGCTTCGAACTATTAAATTATGATCGTCCAGAAAAAGTGTTAAAGGTCCATCAGCAATATATTGAAGCTGGAGCGGACATTATTCAAACAAACACGTATGCGGCTAACCGTTTGAAATTAAGACGTTATCAGCTGGAACACTTAACAGAAGAAATAAATTATAATGCAGTTGCTATCGCCAAAGAGGCAGCTAGTGATCACACGTACGTGTTAGGTACGATCGGCGGTATTAGTAATGTCCACTTGAATGAATTTGAAACGGAAGAAATTCAAGCGAGCTTTAAAGAACAAGCCGATGTACTGCTTACGGCTGGTGTAGATGGCATATTACTAGAAACATTTTATAGTATTGATGAATTAAGTCTTATCCTTCGTTATTTACGTCAACAGACAAAGGTGCCAATTATAGCACAAGTGACACTTGGAGATATTGGCGTTCTACAAGGAGGAGTATCATTAAAAGCTGCCCTCAATAGGCTTGAAGAAGAGGGTGCTGATGTAGTGGGCTTAAACTGCCGGATGGGTCCCCATCACATGGTGCGCTCGTTGGAAGAGCTGCCTTTACCGCTAAAAACGTATTTATCTGTTTACCCGAATGCTAGTTTACCAAATGTACGGGACGGTCGTTTTTTCTATCAATCTAATCCTCATTATTTTGGGAAGATGACGGAAGAGTTGGTAGGGGAGGGAGCAAGGCTTATTGGCGGGTGTTGTGGTACGACGCCTGATCATGTGAGGGCAATAAAGACCACGATTGTGAGCAAAGGCTTAATACCGATCACTCGTAAATCGATTAAGGAAAAAAGAACGAACACCGTTAGTGTCACATCACCGAATGTAACTGAGTCTCTTTCTGACGTCTCGCCTAAAAGCCAATCAGTTATTGTAGAACTAGATCCTCCCAAATCTCTGGCGCGGACAGATGAATTTTTGAAAGGAACGAAAGCCTTAAAAGAGGCTGGTGCTGACGCCGTAACTCTCGCTGATAATTCTTTAGCTTCTGCTAGAATAGATAATTTATCATTAGGTGTATTAATGAAGCAACAAACAAAGGCGAGGCCACTCTTACATTTAGCATGCCGTGACCGCAATCTTATTGGGCTACAATCACATCTACTTGGTTTGCATACATTAGGGATTCATGATGTTTTAGCGATCACAGGCGATCCTGCTAAAGTAGGTGATTTTCCAGGGGCATCGTCTGTTTACGACATGGCATCACTAGACTTAATCAAATTCATTAAACAATTAAATGAAGGTATTTCTTTTTCAGGGAAAGACCTCGGTGAAAAAACAGTGTTTACGGTAGCAGGGGCATTTAACGCGAATGCCCGTTATATTGACAAAGAAGTAAAGCGGCTAGAAAGAAAGATTAAAGCTGGCGCTGACTACTTTATGAGTCAACCGGTCTATAGCATCAAGCAGTTTGAGACTGTATATAAAGCGACGAAGCATTTACCTGTTCCAATTTATATTGGCATCATGCCCCTTGTGAGTAGCCGGAACGCTGAATTCTTGCATAATGAGGTGCCTGGCATTACCTTATCTGATGATGTGAGAAAACGTATGGCTGCTTGCGGTAAAAGTAAAGCGGATGGGGAAAAAGAAGGCTTACTTTTAGCAAAAGAACTCATTGATGAAGCGAAAACGTATTTTAACCATATCTATTTAATCACGCCTTTTTTACGCTATCAGATGACAGTAGAATTAACACGTTACATTCAAAGCATGAGTGAAAGGTCATTAGTTCAGGGTCAAAATAAAACGCAACAGGTAAAGAGGTGAACAGATGACAAAATCTGTTTTTGAGCAAGCTTTAAAGCAACGAATCTTAGTGTTAGATGGGGCGATGGGAACGATGCTTCAAGATGCGGATTTAACGGCAGAGGACTTCGGTGGGGAAGAATATGAAGGCTGTAATGAGTATTTAAACATCACCGCCCCTCATGTGATTAGTCATATTTATCGATCTTATCTAGAAGCAGGTGCTGATATTATTGAAACGAATACATTTGGCGCCACCAGTCTTGTATTGGCAGATTATGACCTACAGGCGTTAGCCTACGAATTGAATAGAAAAGCAGCCGAATTAGCTGTAAAGGAAGCACGTCAGTTTTCGACAGACGATAAGCCACGCTTTGTCGCTGGCGCCATGGGCCCTACGACAAAATCTCTCTCCGTCACAGGCGGAACGAGCTTTGCTGAGTTGACGAGTACTTATCGTGAACAAGTTGAAGGTTTGTTAGATGGTGGCGTTGACATCTTACTGTTAGAGACCAGTCAAGATATGCGTAATGTGAAGGCGGCCTATGTGGCGATTGAACAAGCATTTGAGAAGCGTCATGATCAAATTCCCTTAATGTTTTCTGGGACAATTGAGCCTATGGGGACGACATTAGCAGGTCAAACGATCGATGCATTTTATATTTCATTGGTGCATATGAAGCCGACTGTCGTGGGACTTAACTGTGCCACAGGACCAGAATTTATGCAAGATCATCTCAGGACGTTATCTGAAATAGCCCCTTCGTACGTTCATTGTTATCCGAACGCAGGATTGCCTGATGAAGAAGGTCATTACCATGAATCACCAAAATCATTAACAAAAAAGTTGATAGATTTTGCGGAAAAGGGCTGGTTAAATATCGTGGGAGGTTGTTGTGGGACAACACCTGATCATATTCGTGAAATGGCTGAAGCGGTAAAAGGATGTGAACCGAGACGCCTTCCGGATAATACCCGACATAGCGTGTCAGGCATTGAACCACTCATATATGATACTGATATGCGCCCTTTACTCGTTGGAGAAAGGACGAATGTCATTGGCTCTAGAAAATTCAAACGGCTGATTGCGGAAGAAAAGTATGAAGAAGCGTCTGAAATAGCCAGGGCACAAGTGAAGCGTGGGGCACACGTGATTGATATTTGTTTGGCTGACCCTGATCGTCATGAACTGGCAGATATGGAGAACTTCCTACATCATGTGATTAATAAAGTAAAAGTCCCTCTCATGTTAGATTCAACGGATACGTTGGTTATTGAGAAGGCACTCACCTATTCACAAGGGAAGGCCATTATTAATTCTATTAACTTAGAAGACGGTGAAGAAGAATTTAAAAAAGTAGCAGAGCTTATTCACCGATTTGGCGCAGCGGTCGTTGTCGGGACGATAGATGAAGAAGGAATGGGTGTGAGTGTGGAGCGGAAAGTAGCGATTGCAGAGCGGTCGTTCGATTTATTGGTCAAAGGTTACGGGGTATCCCCGCAAGACATTATTTTTGATCCTCTTGTCTTTCCTGTTGGGACAGGCGATGAACAGTACATTGGTTCAGCTGAGGCCACTGTTGAAGGCATAAGAAAAATTAAGGAGCTATTTCCACAATGTCTAACAATACTAGGCGTAAGCAATGTGTCATTCGGCTTGCCGCCTCTAGGCCGTGAAGTGTTAAATGCGGCATTTATGTATCATTGTACGAGAGCTGGATTAGACTATGCCATCGTCAATACGGAAAAATTAGAGAGGTACGGTTCCATTTCAGAAGAAGAACGTCAGTTAGCTGATGACTTGTTATTCCGTACAAATGGCGACACATTAGCAGCCTTTACCGATTTTTATCGGAAGAAAAAACCGCGAAAGGCAACTGCTGTGAAAAAGCTTCCGCTGAA
The Salipaludibacillus sp. LMS25 DNA segment above includes these coding regions:
- a CDS encoding bifunctional homocysteine S-methyltransferase/methylenetetrahydrofolate reductase — encoded protein: MALLDDLQQKILVGDGAMGTFLYQEGIHGCFELLNYDRPEKVLKVHQQYIEAGADIIQTNTYAANRLKLRRYQLEHLTEEINYNAVAIAKEAASDHTYVLGTIGGISNVHLNEFETEEIQASFKEQADVLLTAGVDGILLETFYSIDELSLILRYLRQQTKVPIIAQVTLGDIGVLQGGVSLKAALNRLEEEGADVVGLNCRMGPHHMVRSLEELPLPLKTYLSVYPNASLPNVRDGRFFYQSNPHYFGKMTEELVGEGARLIGGCCGTTPDHVRAIKTTIVSKGLIPITRKSIKEKRTNTVSVTSPNVTESLSDVSPKSQSVIVELDPPKSLARTDEFLKGTKALKEAGADAVTLADNSLASARIDNLSLGVLMKQQTKARPLLHLACRDRNLIGLQSHLLGLHTLGIHDVLAITGDPAKVGDFPGASSVYDMASLDLIKFIKQLNEGISFSGKDLGEKTVFTVAGAFNANARYIDKEVKRLERKIKAGADYFMSQPVYSIKQFETVYKATKHLPVPIYIGIMPLVSSRNAEFLHNEVPGITLSDDVRKRMAACGKSKADGEKEGLLLAKELIDEAKTYFNHIYLITPFLRYQMTVELTRYIQSMSERSLVQGQNKTQQVKR
- the thiW gene encoding energy coupling factor transporter S component ThiW: MTRTYKLTLMAMLIAIGLVGAMFIWFPAGVARALPVQHAVNVIAAVLLGPGPAVLIAFAIGLLRNLLGVGTLLAFPGGMVGALLAGIAYRTFKHKGAAVVGEVIGTAFIGSLLAVPLAQVFLGQAVGVFFYVPGFFVSSISGAFLAWIILSRIPSHKTNSQSVGVE
- the metH gene encoding methionine synthase; its protein translation is MTKSVFEQALKQRILVLDGAMGTMLQDADLTAEDFGGEEYEGCNEYLNITAPHVISHIYRSYLEAGADIIETNTFGATSLVLADYDLQALAYELNRKAAELAVKEARQFSTDDKPRFVAGAMGPTTKSLSVTGGTSFAELTSTYREQVEGLLDGGVDILLLETSQDMRNVKAAYVAIEQAFEKRHDQIPLMFSGTIEPMGTTLAGQTIDAFYISLVHMKPTVVGLNCATGPEFMQDHLRTLSEIAPSYVHCYPNAGLPDEEGHYHESPKSLTKKLIDFAEKGWLNIVGGCCGTTPDHIREMAEAVKGCEPRRLPDNTRHSVSGIEPLIYDTDMRPLLVGERTNVIGSRKFKRLIAEEKYEEASEIARAQVKRGAHVIDICLADPDRHELADMENFLHHVINKVKVPLMLDSTDTLVIEKALTYSQGKAIINSINLEDGEEEFKKVAELIHRFGAAVVVGTIDEEGMGVSVERKVAIAERSFDLLVKGYGVSPQDIIFDPLVFPVGTGDEQYIGSAEATVEGIRKIKELFPQCLTILGVSNVSFGLPPLGREVLNAAFMYHCTRAGLDYAIVNTEKLERYGSISEEERQLADDLLFRTNGDTLAAFTDFYRKKKPRKATAVKKLPLKERLADYIIEGSKDGLNDDLAEALKTYRDPLAIINGPLMDGMDEVGKLFNNNELIVAEVLQSAEAMKAAVAYLEPYMEKKADDRGKGKILLATVKGDVHDIGKNLVEIILQNNGFSIVNLGIKVPPNDIIAAVEREKPDAIGLSGLLVKSTQQMVLTANDLRERGISIPILVGGAALTRRFTENKISKQYEGLVLYAKDAMTGLELANKLARPKDKQELITIHKNRQQEIKEQDLLGDVAKKQSVTSGTTVLTRRSETENSPIFIPEDLSLHVLRNFRLSHLLPYINMQTLLGQHLGIQGNIARNCERGDKKTLELKEKVMAFLHKAEKERLLQANGMYRFYPAQADGDSVLIFDRDDHTRVLERFDFPRQSKPPYLCLADFLRDKADGEMDYVGFLTVTAGSGVREIAEKAKHEGNYLYSHLVQAVALEVAEAFAERIHQLMRDKWGFPDSADFTMKERFSARYQGVRVSFGYPACPNLEDQAKLFNLLEPSKIGIQLTDEYMMEPEASVSAMVFAHPKGRYFSV
- the metC gene encoding cystathionine beta-lyase, whose protein sequence is MPEARQPLSIQTRLLHHSHKTDASTGAVSIPIQPASTFHQKSVDHFGTFDYARSGNPTRQALEETFAELENGTRAFAFASGMAAISSTFMMLSAGDHLVITEDVYGGTYRFTTEILPRHGIEYTFVDMTNVDEVQKALRPNTAMIYMETPSNPTMKITPIREIVTLAKNHDCLTVLDNTFMTPVLQRPLDLGVDVVVHSATKFIGGHSDVVAGLAVVKDRDLATQLKFLQNSFGAILGPNDCWLIMRGLKTMHARMTLSSSTAHDIAVWLNEHPIVKHVYYPGLENHPGYELNNSQAEGAGAVLSFELSDRAAVKAVVEAMTIPVFAVSLGAVESILSYPAKMSHEAMPHHEREKRGITDGLLRLSVGLENKDDLIADFEQAFHKLSIKGKQVPSLKK
- a CDS encoding methionine biosynthesis PLP-dependent protein; this translates as MSKYTSELETKIVQIGNRTESATGTVSVPIYCSTAYRHEGIGLSTGYDYSRSGNPTREVLEEAIASLEGGDRGFACSSGMAAIQVVLSLFNSGDDILATSDLYGGTYRLFEACWRRWGITFQYGDVTDSDFFKQHIKPTTKALFIETPTNPLMYEADLAAFSQLAKEHDLLLIVDNTFYTPLLQKPLLEGADIVIHSASKYLSGHNDVIAGLIVSKGEALSEQLYYIFNSMGPILSPLDSWLVMRGMKTLALRMEKHEANGKQLADFLQSHPAVLNVNYPGRGGMLSFRVKNEKWVNPFLQNLKLVTFAESLGGVESLMTYPATQTHADVPEEVRNELGVCNRLLRFSVGIESADDLRQDIDQALAAAIKKEEERHA
- a CDS encoding GyrI-like domain-containing protein, whose amino-acid sequence is MKIRGMRERMIIGLEWSGTFEEAAEGKIHAVIDEVKQRMEEINGKVNPHEFIGVSTHDRRDGFTYIGGWEVDNGTDIPHGMTYRIVPEGDYLIYKHRKDKKISETYKEIKEELQQRGLTPLKPEDIDAFDDIPLKIELHNAEKILVDEPVFEIHIPVAR